The Thermoplasma sp. Kam2015 genome includes a window with the following:
- a CDS encoding gas vesicle protein GvpD basic region 2 domain-containing protein: MYIFEQFFDQRFGKSMVIKGKPGSGKTTFTLDFLTSIRDHHPVYYISSRTTEASIADAYPWIKERFSGEGEIKKVRTDYLNRFERMVEEGKFGDYLRDGLIIDTKKIVPIIHSLYEFVDAHSGERPIIALDSIDAIAEEYNIPEDFLFLMLKNDLVEGSGANLISILEAKQNERLEYFADGVVSLDYNIKNDMLIRSLTLEKMRGISIGPYPSYMFSLAGGKFNSVMRSSLVFPDVKYEPTRISDPAEFQVSLGDTEYGKLTPEGTDTVPGGSIVILHIKDKGPSVNDFVSLFKTNLIINNIIQGRGVIDVTASGYETYTVLLKSLAGKYLNNYITTSKSDMINPYVISLKGVRLKDDINREIIEVKLAQSKGPYVYFLSSDYLYLVYGPEFLNQIIEVVDDIRTTGVIFIVADDTTYDKMFSASHISLDIFSVNGYAAVSSNKTSSYLVQIIPDEKRWPKIRFIEIE; the protein is encoded by the coding sequence ATGTATATATTCGAGCAATTTTTCGATCAACGTTTCGGAAAGTCCATGGTTATTAAGGGAAAGCCTGGATCTGGAAAAACAACCTTCACGCTTGATTTTCTCACATCCATAAGGGATCATCATCCCGTGTATTACATATCGTCAAGAACCACTGAAGCTTCGATAGCGGATGCCTACCCATGGATCAAGGAACGATTCAGCGGTGAGGGCGAGATAAAGAAGGTTAGAACCGACTATCTGAATCGCTTTGAAAGAATGGTAGAGGAAGGGAAATTTGGTGATTACCTTCGGGACGGCCTCATCATTGATACAAAGAAGATCGTGCCTATCATACATTCCCTTTACGAATTCGTCGATGCCCACAGCGGTGAGAGACCCATCATAGCTCTGGACTCGATTGACGCCATAGCTGAAGAGTACAACATACCTGAGGATTTTCTATTTCTTATGCTTAAGAATGATCTCGTCGAGGGTTCCGGAGCAAACCTGATATCCATACTAGAGGCGAAGCAGAATGAAAGGCTGGAGTACTTCGCAGACGGTGTTGTCAGCCTAGATTACAACATAAAGAACGATATGCTCATAAGGTCGCTCACGCTGGAGAAGATGAGGGGCATATCCATCGGGCCTTATCCAAGCTACATGTTTTCCCTTGCAGGCGGTAAGTTCAACAGCGTGATGCGGAGCAGCCTTGTGTTTCCTGATGTTAAATATGAACCAACAAGAATATCCGATCCGGCTGAATTCCAGGTATCTCTTGGCGATACTGAGTACGGGAAGCTGACGCCCGAGGGTACCGATACTGTACCTGGAGGTTCCATCGTTATTCTGCATATCAAGGATAAAGGGCCATCGGTCAACGACTTCGTCTCGTTATTCAAGACTAACCTCATCATCAACAATATCATTCAAGGACGCGGGGTGATCGATGTTACCGCCAGCGGATATGAAACATACACCGTTCTTCTCAAATCCCTGGCTGGAAAATATCTCAACAACTACATAACGACCTCAAAATCGGATATGATCAATCCGTACGTTATCTCGCTCAAAGGGGTCAGGTTGAAGGATGATATAAACCGTGAGATAATAGAGGTGAAACTGGCTCAGTCAAAGGGCCCTTATGTGTACTTCCTCTCCTCCGATTATCTATACCTTGTATATGGACCTGAATTTCTCAATCAGATCATAGAGGTGGTGGATGATATAAGGACCACCGGCGTCATATTCATAGTTGCGGATGATACAACCTATGATAAGATGTTTTCAGCATCGCATATCTCCCTTGATATATTTTCAGTCAATGGATATGCGGCGGTTTCCTCCAACAAAACATCGTCTTATCTCGTGCAGATAATACCTGATGAAAAAAGGTGGCCAAAAATAAGGTTTATAGAGATTGAATGA
- a CDS encoding peroxiredoxin: MPVTLGQKAPDFTVNTSKGPITLSSYRGKWVLLFSHPGDFTPVCTTEFIAFTERYKDFQALGVELIGLSIDSVYSHIAWIRDIKEHFGIEIPFPIIADIDKEVARQYNLIDEKSGATVRGVFIIDPNQIVRWMIYYPAETGRNIDEIIRVIKALQFNWERKLATPANWQPGQEGIEGAPSTVEASLKRDGEPGVKTWYLKFVK; encoded by the coding sequence ATGCCAGTTACATTGGGACAAAAAGCTCCGGATTTTACCGTGAACACATCCAAGGGTCCTATAACCCTGTCAAGCTACAGGGGAAAATGGGTTTTGCTGTTTTCGCATCCAGGCGACTTCACGCCAGTATGCACCACAGAGTTCATAGCATTCACGGAGCGCTATAAAGATTTTCAGGCTCTGGGTGTGGAACTCATCGGCCTAAGTATTGACAGCGTTTACAGCCATATAGCATGGATAAGAGACATTAAGGAACATTTCGGAATAGAGATACCGTTCCCGATAATAGCCGATATCGATAAGGAAGTCGCCCGGCAGTATAACCTGATAGATGAGAAATCTGGAGCCACGGTGAGAGGAGTATTCATCATAGACCCGAATCAGATAGTGAGATGGATGATATATTACCCGGCCGAAACTGGAAGAAACATAGATGAAATAATAAGGGTCATAAAGGCACTCCAGTTCAACTGGGAACGTAAGCTAGCAACGCCTGCAAACTGGCAGCCTGGACAGGAGGGAATAGAGGGAGCACCTTCAACCGTGGAGGCCAGTCTGAAGAGGGATGGAGAACCCGGCGTGAAGACCTGGTATCTCAAATTTGTAAAATAA
- the hemB gene encoding porphobilinogen synthase, producing the protein MFPIVRMRRYRKDQNFRDLFSETDIRPEKLVMPIFVEEGIQKPVEIASMPGIRRYPLNQLKDYAKHLEDIGVRSVLLFGVPEHKDSTGSSAYDRNGVIQRAISIIKESTDLITIGDLCLCEYTDTGQCGLIKNGYVDNDSTLEVYRKIAKSYAEAGVDIVAPSGMMDGQVSAIRDELDGDGFQNVMIMAYSSKFSSNLYGPFREAAESAPKVGDRKSYQMDYRNQREALREIDLDVYEGADIVMVKPALFYLDIIAKARERFDLPLAAYSVSGEYNMIYNAVKNGYLSEDTIRESILSIFRAGADIVITYFTEQILTDSK; encoded by the coding sequence ATGTTTCCAATCGTGAGGATGAGAAGGTACAGAAAAGATCAGAATTTCAGAGATCTTTTCTCAGAGACAGATATAAGGCCAGAGAAACTTGTCATGCCCATATTCGTTGAAGAAGGAATCCAGAAACCTGTTGAAATAGCGTCTATGCCAGGAATACGAAGGTATCCGCTGAACCAGTTGAAGGATTATGCAAAGCATCTTGAAGATATAGGTGTCAGATCCGTGCTACTGTTCGGTGTTCCAGAGCATAAGGATAGCACTGGCAGCAGCGCATATGATCGGAATGGAGTCATACAGAGGGCGATATCCATCATTAAGGAAAGTACCGATCTCATAACGATAGGCGATCTCTGTCTGTGCGAATATACCGACACAGGCCAGTGCGGATTGATCAAGAATGGCTATGTGGATAATGATTCTACTCTAGAGGTATACAGAAAGATAGCGAAGAGCTATGCTGAAGCTGGTGTCGATATAGTAGCACCAAGTGGAATGATGGACGGTCAGGTGTCGGCAATACGGGATGAACTTGACGGTGATGGCTTCCAGAATGTGATGATAATGGCCTACAGTTCAAAATTCTCATCCAATTTATACGGTCCTTTCAGGGAAGCCGCAGAATCTGCTCCAAAGGTGGGAGACAGGAAGAGTTATCAGATGGATTACAGGAATCAGAGAGAGGCACTCAGAGAGATCGACCTTGATGTTTACGAAGGTGCAGACATAGTGATGGTTAAACCTGCCCTGTTCTATCTCGATATCATCGCAAAGGCCAGAGAAAGATTTGATCTGCCGCTGGCCGCATACAGCGTGAGTGGAGAATACAACATGATCTACAATGCTGTGAAGAATGGATATCTTTCAGAGGACACCATAAGAGAATCGATCCTATCAATATTCAGAGCAGGTGCGGACATCGTTATAACGTATTTCACCGAGCAAATACTAACTGATTCAAAATAA
- a CDS encoding TA0956 family protein — protein MTLCAMYNISIAGSHPTTICVVMERFLESFNELYDIIDEDDPDVMMDFISRYARTDEIMPDDKTVGFVVINAQKKLMSVSFSDIDENMKRIIRSTAEKFKNKGFKVEADL, from the coding sequence ATGACACTCTGCGCAATGTACAATATCTCGATAGCTGGATCTCATCCCACCACAATATGCGTGGTTATGGAGAGATTTCTCGAATCGTTTAACGAGCTCTACGACATAATTGACGAGGACGATCCTGACGTGATGATGGATTTTATCTCCAGGTATGCCAGAACAGACGAGATAATGCCGGACGATAAGACTGTTGGCTTTGTCGTTATAAATGCACAGAAGAAGCTCATGTCCGTTTCTTTCTCAGATATAGATGAAAACATGAAGCGCATCATAAGATCTACAGCAGAAAAATTCAAAAATAAAGGATTCAAGGTAGAAGCTGATCTCTAA
- the nuoN gene encoding NADH-quinone oxidoreductase subunit NuoN yields MNAIDLFYPEIFLAIMGFVVLAVGIPIRKSSVNAGITFATLVVAIIIILFTPYSSAYGITMNKFSEYFAIVLMISALFISLPVAKYLGKRSEIFYSALIFSSLGMILVAATWNLIIAFVAFESVSIMTYVMSAYGGKQRNLEATVKYFFTGTIATTFIILGVAFYFFSVHTFVLSTNNIISAATKSSMLLALLFLLIGFGFKLAIFPMHQWAIDAYDGTENDVSAFLSTGTKIMAFVIVLKIFLVGFSSYTAPVYYFFVVLSVLTMTYANVAALSQNNVKRLLAYSSVAQAGYLILVLAVVSYVGIGSGSKAVDLAIASGMFYSLVYIFMKGGSFLAMNMVKQDNVTFDAIAGLGKKSPYVAASFSILLLSLAGIPLTGGFLAKYFLFLSVIDGGLWWLAVIAILNSAISVFYYMKVMRYLFWEDPKGEFSTDIGNKAMVIISAALVVLLGLLYVIFPMLVNISSQIVG; encoded by the coding sequence ATGAACGCTATAGACCTTTTCTATCCAGAGATATTCCTTGCGATCATGGGCTTTGTAGTCCTGGCCGTTGGAATACCAATCAGGAAATCGAGTGTCAATGCAGGAATTACATTTGCAACCCTTGTGGTAGCAATAATCATAATATTGTTTACACCATACTCTTCGGCATACGGAATAACGATGAACAAATTCTCAGAATATTTTGCCATAGTTCTGATGATATCGGCTCTCTTCATTTCGCTGCCCGTTGCCAAATACCTCGGAAAGAGATCAGAGATCTTCTATTCTGCGCTAATATTTTCTTCACTCGGTATGATACTTGTCGCTGCGACCTGGAATCTGATAATAGCATTTGTGGCATTCGAGTCTGTTAGTATAATGACCTATGTCATGTCTGCTTATGGTGGTAAGCAGAGGAATCTGGAGGCAACTGTAAAGTATTTCTTCACAGGAACCATTGCGACTACCTTTATAATACTGGGAGTAGCATTCTATTTCTTCTCAGTACACACGTTTGTCCTATCCACAAATAATATAATTTCAGCCGCAACTAAGTCATCGATGCTACTTGCACTGCTGTTTCTTCTAATAGGCTTTGGGTTCAAACTTGCAATATTCCCCATGCATCAGTGGGCCATCGATGCCTACGATGGAACTGAGAACGATGTATCGGCATTCCTCTCTACAGGAACAAAGATAATGGCCTTTGTGATAGTTCTGAAGATATTCCTGGTTGGTTTCAGCTCCTATACTGCTCCGGTATACTATTTCTTCGTTGTTCTTTCTGTGTTGACCATGACCTATGCGAATGTGGCAGCGCTCTCACAGAATAATGTTAAGAGACTGCTCGCATATTCTTCAGTGGCCCAGGCAGGATATCTTATACTTGTGCTTGCTGTTGTATCCTATGTTGGAATAGGGAGCGGTTCAAAAGCGGTTGATCTTGCCATAGCCTCGGGAATGTTCTATTCTCTGGTATATATATTCATGAAGGGAGGCTCTTTCCTCGCCATGAACATGGTGAAACAGGATAATGTTACGTTCGATGCAATTGCTGGGCTCGGAAAGAAATCACCATATGTCGCTGCGAGTTTCTCCATACTGCTGCTTAGTCTGGCGGGCATACCTCTGACTGGAGGTTTCCTGGCTAAATATTTCCTCTTCCTCTCCGTCATAGATGGAGGTCTCTGGTGGCTCGCTGTAATAGCCATATTGAACAGCGCCATTTCAGTCTTCTATTATATGAAGGTGATGAGATACCTGTTTTGGGAGGATCCAAAGGGTGAATTCTCCACGGATATTGGGAATAAGGCAATGGTCATCATATCTGCAGCTCTTGTTGTACTGCTAGGTCTTCTCTACGTAATATTCCCGATGCTTGTCAATATCTCATCGCAGATAGTGGGGTGA
- a CDS encoding NADH-quinone oxidoreductase subunit M, producing the protein MLAFDILIISIVFGIATFFTGRYAKEVASILSGVLLILIAAFSILRFSTYTGGFVSSYSITISSSIGLYFSVGVSGLTDALLILTGIVMLVSILITGRDYGSAFFGLEMLVEVGLIGLLISRDFLFFYIFWELVLVPVYFMIGRYGRDNKDSISLKFFVYTHIGSVFILLSIFTLYSYSFTYLGGYTFEIGPLMSIVHLLPPFELGFVLFGFLFGFLVKMPSFPIHSWLPDSYYSAPYPATVILAGAISMMGGYGLFGILMEAYKAIPLWVLYFLMVLGIISIIYFALTAMFQRNIKKMMAFASASAMGFVTLSFAASIIESTGSEYSVKLIEASGGMFQIVAHGLIMALVFSALYYISRNAKTDSVYGLGGIYREAPMLASFSLIGFLASLGLPGFAGFIGEFSIVVGVFQAISWYIFFVIFGMIITASYHIWTAQRSLYGPYNENLGFIRDVKAGEFLILIFLVLVIFLLGIYPNLIFHNLVNYTSNVFKVVS; encoded by the coding sequence ATGTTGGCTTTTGATATTTTGATAATTTCAATAGTATTCGGGATCGCAACTTTCTTCACTGGACGTTATGCTAAGGAGGTCGCATCGATCCTCTCAGGAGTTCTACTCATACTGATAGCTGCATTCTCCATACTGAGGTTCTCCACCTATACAGGTGGTTTCGTTTCATCATACAGCATTACAATATCCAGCAGCATAGGTTTGTATTTCTCAGTTGGCGTTAGCGGTCTGACCGATGCTCTGCTCATTCTGACCGGCATAGTTATGCTCGTATCCATACTCATAACCGGAAGAGACTATGGTTCAGCTTTCTTTGGTCTTGAGATGCTCGTTGAGGTGGGCCTCATAGGCCTTCTGATCTCTAGAGATTTCCTCTTCTTCTACATATTCTGGGAGCTGGTTCTCGTTCCCGTCTACTTCATGATAGGGCGTTATGGTAGAGACAACAAGGATTCAATATCATTGAAATTCTTTGTTTATACGCACATAGGATCAGTCTTCATTCTGCTTTCAATATTCACTCTTTACTCCTATTCATTTACATATCTCGGCGGTTATACATTCGAGATTGGTCCGTTGATGAGCATAGTTCACCTTCTTCCTCCATTTGAACTCGGCTTCGTTCTCTTCGGTTTCCTGTTTGGGTTCCTGGTAAAGATGCCATCATTCCCGATACATTCCTGGCTTCCTGATTCCTATTATTCCGCGCCATATCCGGCCACGGTTATACTGGCAGGTGCAATTTCAATGATGGGCGGCTATGGGCTGTTTGGTATTCTGATGGAGGCGTATAAGGCAATACCCCTCTGGGTTCTCTACTTCCTGATGGTTCTCGGAATCATAAGTATCATATACTTCGCACTTACCGCAATGTTCCAGAGAAACATAAAGAAGATGATGGCCTTCGCAAGCGCCTCCGCAATGGGATTCGTGACGCTATCATTTGCCGCATCCATAATAGAATCAACTGGTTCTGAATACAGCGTGAAACTCATAGAAGCCTCAGGAGGAATGTTCCAGATAGTTGCACATGGTCTCATAATGGCCCTCGTATTCTCTGCGCTTTACTATATCAGCAGAAATGCAAAAACGGACTCTGTGTACGGGCTCGGAGGCATATATCGTGAGGCGCCCATGCTCGCCTCATTTTCGCTGATCGGATTCCTCGCCTCCTTGGGATTGCCAGGTTTCGCTGGCTTCATCGGAGAATTCTCTATAGTTGTTGGGGTGTTTCAGGCGATTAGCTGGTATATATTCTTTGTCATATTCGGTATGATAATCACCGCATCATACCATATCTGGACTGCTCAGAGATCATTATATGGGCCGTACAATGAGAATCTAGGATTCATAAGGGATGTGAAAGCAGGAGAATTCCTGATTCTGATATTCCTAGTGCTGGTGATATTCCTTCTTGGAATATATCCCAATCTCATATTCCATAACCTGGTTAACTATACCAGCAATGTGTTTAAGGTGGTATCATGA
- a CDS encoding NADH-quinone oxidoreductase subunit L, with protein MYVYGWMIFISPLIGFLLTLIIGKYYRRWSGAVASFFIFLAFVFSVITYFTVIKHPIYNHYTWFYNIDFGIYIDNLAIVMAIMVSFVSLMIHLFAIYYMKDDPNKHVYFAETALFTAGMLGLVISSNLVLLFLFWELVGLCSYLLIGFWFFKPNATAAAKKAFIVTRVGDLSFIIGMSILYYSLINVTKDPLSIPYLISNASSIAVAIGKVRLGIIAIFILGAAIGKSAQFPLHVWIPDAMEGPTTVSALIHAATMVTAGVYLVARLFQVFLYAAPFAMYAVAIVGSFTALYAGIVGLVVNDVKRILAYSTISQLGYMLAAIGLAPIIGGVAVSLGMFHLVSHAIFKALLFMSAGAFLVAMMDLRDAKQMGGLWKRMPITTTLFFIGSLALVAFPGTAGYFSKDPIIFASYNYFTSSPSFSGFLPFLFLIIGSLLTTLYTFRMFFLVATGKPRSTLAERAKDPPVIALLPLIVLSIFALILGVWQAPFYSFVKPTLDIAHYTVSVPTAPVYITTLPIILLAIGFFVDLYIYGFEKWKTWDISRTWYYKLVKNKFYIDVLYTRIISERVILPLSAAFSGFENAYNNSVNRFGSDTVSTGSYFRRLQSGVFENYVAVLIIAAIVIFIVIEIVELM; from the coding sequence ATGTATGTATATGGCTGGATGATATTCATTTCGCCTCTGATTGGATTTCTGCTGACTCTCATAATCGGTAAGTATTACAGAAGATGGTCCGGAGCGGTAGCTTCATTCTTCATCTTTTTGGCATTTGTATTCTCAGTAATCACGTATTTCACGGTTATAAAACACCCAATTTATAATCATTATACCTGGTTCTACAACATAGATTTCGGGATCTACATCGATAACCTCGCAATTGTCATGGCGATAATGGTTTCCTTTGTTTCGCTGATGATACATCTCTTCGCAATCTACTACATGAAGGATGATCCAAACAAGCATGTATACTTCGCTGAAACTGCACTGTTTACAGCTGGCATGCTAGGACTGGTTATTTCGTCCAATCTTGTGCTTCTCTTTCTGTTCTGGGAGCTCGTCGGTCTCTGTTCATACCTGCTGATCGGTTTTTGGTTCTTCAAGCCAAATGCTACCGCAGCAGCCAAAAAGGCTTTCATAGTGACAAGAGTGGGTGATCTTTCATTCATAATAGGAATGTCGATCCTCTACTATTCCCTGATCAACGTTACGAAGGATCCTCTTAGTATACCGTACCTCATAAGCAATGCCAGCTCCATAGCCGTCGCCATAGGCAAGGTAAGGCTTGGAATAATAGCGATATTCATCCTTGGTGCTGCAATAGGAAAATCAGCGCAGTTTCCGCTGCATGTCTGGATACCGGATGCAATGGAAGGCCCTACTACCGTTTCAGCGCTAATCCATGCAGCCACGATGGTCACCGCCGGTGTTTATCTGGTTGCTAGGCTGTTCCAGGTTTTCCTGTATGCGGCTCCATTTGCCATGTATGCTGTAGCCATTGTTGGTTCGTTCACGGCGCTGTATGCAGGTATAGTTGGTCTGGTTGTCAACGATGTTAAAAGGATACTTGCTTATTCCACCATAAGCCAGCTTGGATACATGCTGGCAGCCATAGGCCTCGCGCCCATAATAGGTGGAGTTGCCGTCTCGCTCGGTATGTTCCACCTGGTGTCACATGCAATCTTCAAGGCACTGCTCTTCATGAGTGCAGGTGCATTCTTGGTTGCTATGATGGATCTGAGGGATGCCAAGCAGATGGGCGGACTATGGAAGAGAATGCCCATAACTACCACGCTGTTCTTCATAGGATCTCTGGCGCTGGTGGCCTTCCCAGGAACAGCTGGATATTTCTCCAAGGATCCGATAATATTTGCATCCTACAACTACTTCACTTCATCGCCTTCATTCTCAGGGTTCCTGCCGTTTCTATTTCTGATAATAGGATCGCTGTTGACGACGCTTTATACGTTCAGAATGTTCTTCCTGGTCGCTACAGGCAAGCCCAGATCAACGCTGGCTGAAAGGGCAAAGGATCCACCTGTGATCGCGCTACTGCCCCTCATCGTGTTATCCATATTTGCGCTGATACTGGGTGTATGGCAGGCCCCGTTCTACAGCTTCGTTAAGCCCACGCTGGATATCGCTCACTATACAGTATCCGTACCCACGGCACCAGTTTACATAACTACGCTTCCGATTATATTGCTGGCGATAGGGTTTTTCGTGGATCTTTACATATACGGATTTGAGAAATGGAAGACCTGGGACATTTCCAGAACCTGGTATTATAAGCTTGTCAAGAACAAATTCTACATCGATGTCCTCTATACCAGGATTATATCAGAGCGTGTCATATTGCCTTTATCCGCAGCCTTCAGTGGCTTCGAAAATGCGTACAACAATTCAGTTAACAGGTTTGGATCAGACACGGTTTCGACCGGATCGTATTTCAGAAGGTTGCAGTCTGGTGTTTTCGAGAACTATGTTGCGGTGCTCATAATAGCTGCGATTGTTATTTTCATCGTTATTGAAATCGTGGAGCTGATGTAA
- the nuoK gene encoding NADH-quinone oxidoreductase subunit NuoK: MMFVSAISFVAILLFAIGLYGVITSRVGIKMLISIEIMINSAILNLIGIGSYFYAGSGTISPYVFALFAIAIGVIESAVGLGLLIAVYHRFGRIDISLLREIRW, translated from the coding sequence ATGATGTTTGTTTCAGCCATAAGCTTTGTTGCAATACTGCTCTTCGCTATCGGTCTCTATGGTGTTATCACATCAAGAGTTGGCATCAAGATGCTGATCTCAATAGAGATCATGATAAATTCTGCAATTCTCAATCTCATAGGTATAGGATCTTATTTCTATGCCGGCTCCGGAACGATATCCCCATACGTCTTTGCTCTTTTCGCGATTGCCATAGGTGTGATTGAGTCTGCCGTAGGTCTCGGGCTTCTGATAGCAGTGTACCATAGATTCGGAAGAATAGATATATCACTGCTCAGGGAGATAAGGTGGTAA
- a CDS encoding NADH-quinone oxidoreductase subunit J, with translation MIYTLIFSLIAILLIAFSVMSVRERNLIHSVIYLFLFLVILSAEFLFMGASFIAAVEVLVYIGAVVTILAFTVMLTGGKEIE, from the coding sequence ATGATATATACACTCATATTCTCGCTGATAGCCATATTATTGATCGCGTTCTCGGTTATGTCAGTACGAGAGAGGAATTTAATACATTCCGTCATTTACCTTTTCCTATTTCTGGTTATCCTTTCTGCTGAATTTTTATTCATGGGTGCTTCATTCATAGCTGCTGTGGAAGTACTGGTGTATATTGGTGCTGTTGTAACTATACTCGCATTCACTGTGATGTTGACCGGAGGTAAGGAAATTGAATAA
- the nuoI gene encoding NADH-quinone oxidoreductase subunit NuoI has protein sequence MIEVKEPKRIPLIGSLQGMYTVFKHLFKKPITVQYPEEKAYTPARFKFRIFLSMDDCVGCTLCEQVCPNLSIRMIVVERNNPHNKRNLYPQVNFGTCTVCRNCEEICPTEAIYLTHELETARTKNNFFYSPEELQKTESEVKK, from the coding sequence ATGATAGAGGTAAAGGAACCAAAGAGAATACCGCTGATAGGTTCTCTTCAGGGTATGTATACGGTGTTCAAGCATCTCTTCAAGAAACCTATAACGGTGCAGTATCCTGAAGAAAAGGCCTACACGCCAGCCAGATTCAAGTTCAGGATTTTCCTGAGCATGGATGACTGTGTCGGATGCACACTATGTGAACAGGTATGCCCAAATCTATCAATAAGAATGATAGTGGTGGAGAGAAACAACCCGCACAATAAGAGAAATCTGTACCCTCAGGTGAACTTCGGAACCTGTACTGTATGCCGCAATTGTGAAGAGATCTGCCCGACTGAGGCCATATACCTCACCCATGAGCTGGAAACCGCAAGAACGAAGAACAATTTCTTCTACAGCCCAGAGGAACTGCAGAAGACTGAGAGCGAGGTGAAGAAATGA
- the nuoH gene encoding NADH-quinone oxidoreductase subunit NuoH, with the protein MNILTRLQLFFQITGHYASYFLAYIFETIFFLIFVVIALIAMIYIFRKYMARLQLRIGPNRVGKFGLLQLIADALKLVGKESIIPKLRDDFAYKAAPYIVFIGLVVGFVLIPYGSFYWIGSLTITHSNVSLILFFGAIAMMPIGEVLAGISSHNKYAVIGAFRGIAKDVSFEVPMMISAVALVMMDSALSRTPLNFETLVSTQFIPFGILQPLGLFVFMVAMIARSSYTPFDLAESDSEIVSGYSTEYSGMRFGLFYMGMFGSIFLGSLVVSLLYLGGFNGPYSSYAGFVYLLIKGLILVLISFLIWLSMPRIRVDRFINFGWKILLPISIINLIWAGFLTLGVIS; encoded by the coding sequence ATGAATATACTTACAAGGTTGCAGCTCTTTTTCCAGATAACTGGTCATTACGCATCCTACTTTCTTGCCTATATATTCGAGACCATATTCTTCCTGATATTTGTGGTCATAGCTCTCATAGCTATGATATACATATTCAGGAAATATATGGCTAGGCTTCAGCTCAGAATTGGCCCTAACAGAGTAGGTAAATTTGGTCTGTTGCAGCTTATAGCCGACGCTCTGAAGCTGGTCGGCAAAGAGTCGATCATACCAAAACTCAGGGATGATTTTGCCTACAAGGCCGCTCCGTATATTGTGTTTATCGGTCTTGTGGTCGGTTTCGTTCTCATACCATATGGCAGCTTCTACTGGATAGGCTCTCTGACGATAACTCATTCCAACGTATCGCTGATTCTATTCTTTGGGGCCATCGCCATGATGCCCATAGGTGAGGTATTGGCTGGAATAAGCTCCCACAACAAATATGCTGTAATAGGTGCGTTCAGGGGCATTGCGAAGGATGTCTCTTTCGAGGTACCCATGATGATAAGCGCTGTAGCGCTCGTCATGATGGATTCTGCCCTGAGTAGAACACCGTTAAATTTTGAGACGCTTGTCTCAACACAGTTCATTCCCTTCGGGATACTGCAGCCGCTGGGCCTCTTCGTGTTTATGGTGGCTATGATAGCCAGATCTTCCTATACGCCATTTGATCTGGCGGAAAGCGATAGCGAAATCGTGTCGGGTTATTCAACCGAATACTCTGGAATGAGATTCGGATTATTTTACATGGGTATGTTCGGTAGCATATTCCTGGGTTCGCTTGTTGTCTCTCTTCTCTATCTGGGCGGCTTCAACGGTCCATACTCATCGTACGCAGGTTTTGTGTACCTGCTCATAAAAGGCCTCATACTGGTACTCATATCGTTCTTGATCTGGCTTTCAATGCCCAGGATAAGGGTCGATAGATTCATCAATTTCGGCTGGAAGATACTTCTGCCCATATCTATTATCAATCTTATCTGGGCAGGATTTTTGACTTTGGGGGTGATCTCATGA